TCAGGGTGATGAAATCCACATGAAGCGGGATATCAACTATGGTATTGCCGTGGCACTGGGTCAGTCCGGCTCAGGCGGATTAATCGTACCTGTCATCAAAAACGCCGGTGAGCTGAATCTGATCGGTCTTGCACGTGCTACCAACGAGCTCGCCGCCAAGGCACGTAACAAACAGCTCATCCCCGATGACCTCTCGGGCGGTACCTTCACCCTTACCAACTACGGCAGCGTCGGCAACCTGATGGGCACCCCCATCATCAACCAGCCGCAGGTCGCAATTTTTGGTACCGGCATCATACAGAAACGCCCAATGGTGCTTGAAGTGGACGGCAACGACGTGATTGCGGTCCGGCACATGGTGTATCTCTCTATGAGTTATGATCACCGCATCATCGACGGTGCTCTCGGTGGCGCATACGTACAGCGTGTGAAGCAGCTGCTCGAAGAATTCGACACCAACCGCAGTATTTAAAACATCTCTTAAAGCACAGGCTTTCATGATTAAAATTCCGGCATCGCAACTTTGTGGTGCCGGATTTTTTTTGCCTTCGACTTTTGCCGACATGATGAAAGAACCGGCTGATCTTTATACAGAGATTTTTTGCCGGTATCCCAATTAGCTTATATTTTCAACCCTGCCCTAAACAGAGATCTGCCCCGAACGAAAGATACTGTCGTGAAACAGACGCACGCGTTTACCCAAACTTTTTAAAAATTTCCACATGATTACAGCGAACAGCATACACGAAATCCGGACTTTTGTAAGCGAACAGAAGCAGGCCGGGAAAACAATCGGATTTGTCCCAACGATGGGCGCGCTGCATGCCGGGCATCTCGACCTGATTCGCGTAGCCCGCGCCGAAGCGGATATCGTAGTTGCATCTATTTTTGTAAATCCGACGCAGTTTGGTCCAAACGAAGATTTCGCAGCCTATCCCCGCACGCTGGATGACGACCTGAGGCAGTGCGAACAGGCCGGTGCTGCGGCTGTTTTTTGTCCGGAGAAAGAAGAAGTGTATGGTCCTGAGCCGTTTATCGGTTTCAACCTGAGCAGGCTGGGCGATTACCTGTGCGGCGCGGCACGACCCGGTCATTTTAACGGGGTGATTCAAATTGTTAACAAACTCTTCAACATCGTGCGCCCTGATGTAGCGGTGTTCGGGCAGAAGGACATTCAGCAGTTTCGCATCCTTGAAACCATGACGCAGGAGTTCAATCATGACATCCGCATCATCATGGGGCGTACAGTCCGGGCTGCTGACGGGCTCGCCCTAAGCAGTCGCAACCGCTATCTTTCGCCGCCTGAACGGGTGATTGCGCCTTCCCTTTTTGGTGTGCTTCAGGAAACAAGTCAGGCCCTGCAAAAACTACCCGCCGGCAGGGATACTAAAACAATGCAGGATGATTTACTTAATAAAGCGGCAATAAAACTCAATGAAGCCGGTTTCAGAACAGACTATGTGCAGTGCGTACGCTATCAGGATTTACAGCCCGTCACGCAATTTGAAGCCGATGAAACCTACGTACTCGCCGGTGCAGCCTACCTTGGAAAAGCCCGCCTGATTGATAACATTCTTTTTACCCTTTTTTGATGAACAGGGGGGAGCTTAGGCGCTGATTTGTTTTGGGGGGCTTCATGATGATAGTCAATCTCTCTCTTTGATGTTGTTTATCAGAAAGACTCTCAGCGCTTCTTTTGATACCTTTCCGCTTGCCAGGTCCATCATAATGCTAAAAAGACTTGCCTGTTCCGCTGTGATTTGATAGCCGTTGACGTATAAAAAGGTGTACATAGCAATTAAAGCTGTTCGTTTATTGCCATCGAAAAACGGATGATTCTGACAGATGTGAAAGCCGTATAAAAGGTTAAAAGTATGGCTTTATTAATGAACCTGATCACTTGGCCAAGGCCTTTAGGACCTCTTTATAGTCTTCCTTGAGCTGCTGATACGCATGAGACCATGTTTCAAAAGACGCATCGGATTGCTGAATCTGAAGTTCGTTTCCTTTGCGTTCTAACTTGATCCTGCTACCGGCTTTGAGCTGTAAAGCTTCAACAAGCTCTTCCGGAAGAATGACCCCTAAGCTGTCTCCGATCTGTTCAACTTTGACTTCCATTTTAATAATGCGTTTGTTGGTGAATAATGCGTTTTGGTCTGATTACATACAGAGACATAAAATAACAAAGAATAAATGAGAAGTCGAAAAGTCTGATTACCATTTTTACTATCCTTTATGAGCACAACTGGTTTTCAGAAGGCTTTCAAATGCTTTGCATGGTACGGATAACTTCAGCATAGCTGCAAGCTGTTGTGCTCATTCCGCTTGCAAGAAACTCAGCCAAATCCAACAAAAATCCGCCTAAATCCCTAAATCCCAGTCCCAACTACGCTGCCCCGGAGAGACCCGTATCGCAGAGCTACTCAATCAAAAAAAAATAGCGCCGGGAAAAACCCGACGCTATTTTCAAAAGCAAGCCGCCTGATCAAAGTTGACTCCGATACGTATTTTTAGATTTCTGTCAGAGTTGTGCTTTAATTTTGGCTGCAACGGCCTCGGGGGTGAGACCAAATTTTTCATAGAGGGTCTCGAAAGGTGCGGAGGCGCCGTAGTTGGTCAGGCCAACGACTTTGTCGCGGCTTCCGGTGTAAGGCTCCCAACCCATGGGGATTCCCGCTTCGACCGCTGCGCGAACCTGCACAGAAGCGGGCAGCACTTCTTCACGGTAGGCCGCTTCCTGCTGCTCGAACAGCTCGAAGCAGGGCATGCTTACCACGCGGGTCTGAATGCCTTCGGCGGCAAGCAGCTCGTGCGCTTTCAGGGCAATCTCTACTTCTGAGCCGCTTGCCATCAGAATACCCTGTGGGGATGTGACCTCCGGGTTGAGCACATACGCGCCCTTCAGGGTACCGGCTGCCGGTGCGTAGGTAGTACGGTCGAGGGTGGGCAGATTCTGCCGGGTGAGGGCGAGCAGGCTTGGGCCGCTTTGGTTGGCAATGGCGGCCTGCCAGCAATAGGCCGTTTCATTGGCGTCCGCCGGACGCATAACCAGCACATTAATCATAGCCCGGAGTGCAGCAAGGTGCTCGATGGGCTGATGGGTCGGGCCGTCTTCACCCAGGCCAATGCTGTCGTGTGTGAACACGTAGATGGCCTGAATATGGGAAAGACCTGCGAGGCGGATAGCCGGGCGGCAATAGTCTGAGAATACAAGGAAGGTGCCGCCGAAAGGAACCACGCCGCCGTGCAGGGCCATACCGTTCATCATGGACCCCATGGCATGTTCGCGCACACCGTAATGGATGTAGCTGTTTTGATAAGCGTCAGACTGCACAATACCTGCGGACTGTGCCTTGGTCAGGTTACTGCCGCTCAGGTCGGCAGATCCGCCCACAAGGGCCGGAATTTTCGGGCTGATGGCGTCGAGTACGAGACCGGAGGCCTTGCGGGTTGCCATGCCCTTGGGGTCGGCGGGAAATTCGGGCCGGACGTCATCCCAGTTGGCGGGAAGCTGTCCTTCCATGCGGCTCAGGTATTCGGATACGATTCCCGGATGTGCGGCTTTGCAGGCGTCAAGCTGCTCATTCCACGCTTTTTCTGCAGCTTCTCCTCTGGGGAGGGCACGGCGGAAATATGCCAGCACATCTTCTTCTATATGGAAGGTTTTATCGGGATCAAGGCCGTATCCTTTTTTGGTAAGGGAAATTTCGTCATCTCCGAGAGGCGAACCGTGGCTCGAGGCGGTGTCCTGTTTGTTCGGGCTTCCGTACCCGATATGGGTGCGGCACAGAATAAGGGAAGGCTTTCCGGTTTCGGCCTGCGCCTTGCGGGTTGCTTCGCGAATAGCGTCGCGGTCGTGCCCGTCGATGGGGATGCAGTGCCAGCCGTAGGCTTCAAAGCGCTGCTGCACATTTTCGGTGAAGGCGAGATCTGTAGAACCGTCGATGGTGATTTTATTGTCGTCGTAGAAGTAAATCAGCTTGCCCAACTTCAGGTGCCCGGCAAGGGATGCGGCTTCCTGCGAGACGCCTTCCATAAGATCGCCGTCACTCACAATGGCATAGGTGAAGTGATCCGTGAGCTTGTGTCCGGCGTGATTGTAGCGGGAGGCGAGGTGTGCTTCGGCCAGCGCCATACCCACCCCGTTTGCGAAACCCTGCCCCAGCGGACCGGTTGTCGTTTCGACCCCCGGAGTGAGATGGACTTCCGGATGCCCCGGGGTGAGGCTGTCCCATTGCCGGAATTTTTTGAGTTCGTCCAGGCTAAGGTCGTAGCCGGTGAGGTGCAATAGGCTGTAGAGGAGCATGGAGCCGTGACCTGCCGACAAAATAAAGCGGTCGCGGTCATGCCATTTGGGATTGGCGGGGTTGTGTTTCAAAAACTCAGTCCACAGCACAAAGGCCACATCTGCCATGCCCATAGGCATACCGGGATGGCCGGAATTTGCCTTCTGTACGGCGTCCATAGATAGGGTCCGGATGGTGTGAACACAGCGTTGCTCGAGAGATAAAGACATAAATAACAAAAATTTGAAAGACAATTAAATATCTTAATAACAGTGAATTCCTATATCCGTGTAAGATACTGATTTTGGACTTGACTGCCTTACGACATTGTCGCTGTCCGCATTATTCACCCGGATAATTTCCAGGCACAGGGCGAATCAGTAAAACGCCTGACATGAATAAAAAAAGCCTGCCACAATCAGAAGTTGTGACAGGCTTTTTAGGTTGCGGGAAGCCCATACAAAGCGGCTTCAAGTCGTTAACAGCTTGGCTTGCTTACGGGCAGTCGAGGTCGTGCTCCATGTGGTGCTCGGCTGGAGCACGGAAGTTACCGAAGGCAGCGTTGCTGAATGCGGTGCAGGCCTGACTGTCGTTGCCCTGATTCATTTGGGCAAAGCCTAGTTCAAAAAAGATACGGGCGCGGGCAACCTGTCCGCCTTGTTCGAATTCGAGGGCGCGGGTTGCGTTGGTTACCGCCTGTGACCAGTTGCCGAGTTGGTTGTGCGCTTCAGA
This genomic stretch from Cyclonatronum proteinivorum harbors:
- the panC gene encoding pantoate--beta-alanine ligase; this translates as MITANSIHEIRTFVSEQKQAGKTIGFVPTMGALHAGHLDLIRVARAEADIVVASIFVNPTQFGPNEDFAAYPRTLDDDLRQCEQAGAAAVFCPEKEEVYGPEPFIGFNLSRLGDYLCGAARPGHFNGVIQIVNKLFNIVRPDVAVFGQKDIQQFRILETMTQEFNHDIRIIMGRTVRAADGLALSSRNRYLSPPERVIAPSLFGVLQETSQALQKLPAGRDTKTMQDDLLNKAAIKLNEAGFRTDYVQCVRYQDLQPVTQFEADETYVLAGAAYLGKARLIDNILFTLF
- a CDS encoding AbrB/MazE/SpoVT family DNA-binding domain-containing protein — encoded protein: MEVKVEQIGDSLGVILPEELVEALQLKAGSRIKLERKGNELQIQQSDASFETWSHAYQQLKEDYKEVLKALAK
- the tkt gene encoding transketolase; the encoded protein is MSLSLEQRCVHTIRTLSMDAVQKANSGHPGMPMGMADVAFVLWTEFLKHNPANPKWHDRDRFILSAGHGSMLLYSLLHLTGYDLSLDELKKFRQWDSLTPGHPEVHLTPGVETTTGPLGQGFANGVGMALAEAHLASRYNHAGHKLTDHFTYAIVSDGDLMEGVSQEAASLAGHLKLGKLIYFYDDNKITIDGSTDLAFTENVQQRFEAYGWHCIPIDGHDRDAIREATRKAQAETGKPSLILCRTHIGYGSPNKQDTASSHGSPLGDDEISLTKKGYGLDPDKTFHIEEDVLAYFRRALPRGEAAEKAWNEQLDACKAAHPGIVSEYLSRMEGQLPANWDDVRPEFPADPKGMATRKASGLVLDAISPKIPALVGGSADLSGSNLTKAQSAGIVQSDAYQNSYIHYGVREHAMGSMMNGMALHGGVVPFGGTFLVFSDYCRPAIRLAGLSHIQAIYVFTHDSIGLGEDGPTHQPIEHLAALRAMINVLVMRPADANETAYCWQAAIANQSGPSLLALTRQNLPTLDRTTYAPAAGTLKGAYVLNPEVTSPQGILMASGSEVEIALKAHELLAAEGIQTRVVSMPCFELFEQQEAAYREEVLPASVQVRAAVEAGIPMGWEPYTGSRDKVVGLTNYGASAPFETLYEKFGLTPEAVAAKIKAQL